A window of Mycolicibacterium fluoranthenivorans contains these coding sequences:
- a CDS encoding response regulator transcription factor — translation MSDTAGTETLRALIVDDEVPLTTVVGSYLVKNGFEVHTAHDGPAGLSQARHVDPDVVVLDVGLPGMDGFEVCRQLRTFSDAYVVMLTARDTEVDTVVGLSVGADDYVTKPFSPRELVARVQAMLRRPRRDNRGRGLSSEHPPREIGALRVDPASREVHVDGSEILLTRTEFDILAALSARPGLVMGRRQLIEAVWGGNWVGNDNIVDVHVGHLRRKLGDDPAQPRFVSTVRGVGYRMGKG, via the coding sequence ATGTCAGATACTGCCGGCACCGAGACGCTGCGCGCGTTGATCGTCGACGATGAGGTGCCGTTGACCACGGTGGTGGGGAGCTACCTGGTCAAGAACGGTTTCGAGGTGCACACGGCGCATGACGGTCCGGCGGGGTTGTCACAGGCTCGCCACGTCGACCCCGACGTGGTCGTGCTCGATGTCGGTCTGCCGGGGATGGACGGTTTCGAGGTCTGCCGTCAATTGCGGACCTTTTCGGATGCCTACGTCGTCATGTTGACGGCGCGGGACACCGAGGTCGACACGGTGGTGGGTCTGTCGGTCGGTGCCGACGATTACGTGACCAAGCCGTTCAGCCCACGCGAGTTGGTGGCCCGCGTTCAGGCGATGCTGCGCCGGCCGCGCCGAGACAACCGGGGAAGGGGCCTCAGCTCGGAACACCCACCGCGCGAGATCGGTGCACTGCGCGTCGATCCGGCCAGCCGGGAGGTGCATGTCGATGGATCCGAGATTCTCTTGACACGAACGGAATTCGATATTCTGGCCGCACTGTCCGCCCGGCCCGGGCTGGTGATGGGACGCCGGCAGCTCATCGAGGCGGTGTGGGGTGGCAACTGGGTCGGCAACGACAACATCGTCGACGTCCACGTGGGCCATCTACGTCGCAAGTTGGGTGACGATCCAGCGCAGCCGCGGTTCGTCAGCACGGTGCGCGGTGTTGGTTACCGGATGGGGAAGGGCTGA
- a CDS encoding DinB family protein — MSSFEVLLEPERSQLEAFIEDYRSAIERTLDGLTEEQARRRLVTSATTLLGLLKHVTWMQRVWFEQCVGGTSRRELGLVASVDESFLLADDDTVAAVTAAHRQACKTARAMVAGMSLDTVVTGHDAGPRTLRWVFLQVLRELAHHCGHADILREQVLAD, encoded by the coding sequence ATGAGCTCGTTCGAGGTGCTGCTCGAACCGGAGCGCTCCCAGCTCGAGGCGTTCATCGAGGACTACCGGTCAGCCATCGAGCGCACCCTCGACGGCCTCACCGAGGAACAGGCCCGACGGCGGCTCGTCACCTCGGCAACGACGCTGCTCGGCCTGCTCAAACACGTCACCTGGATGCAGCGGGTGTGGTTCGAACAGTGTGTCGGCGGTACGTCGCGACGCGAACTCGGCCTGGTGGCGAGTGTGGACGAGTCCTTCCTGCTCGCCGACGACGACACCGTCGCCGCCGTCACGGCAGCCCACCGGCAGGCCTGCAAAACCGCCCGCGCGATGGTCGCAGGCATGTCCCTGGACACCGTGGTGACCGGCCATGACGCCGGACCGCGCACACTGCGCTGGGTGTTCCTGCAGGTCCTGCGGGAACTGGCGCACCACTGCGGGCACGCCGACATCCTGCGCGAGCAGGTGCTCGCGGACTGA
- a CDS encoding MadS family sensor histidine kinase, giving the protein MRRPAPDLERLTGVRSGKGTFYPEFRVAALRTERVIAALDAISRALVQTVNGPENLVRAVAEAARSHLGAQWVLIALADGALPEARPRHLILDADGEAYSFEGLSGAKNPVPHLPDAVLNRLNDILRGQLAQFRLPVIEPHHAHVPIELDGGVIGAFAAWTPTDRTLDGTDETVMRILSSQTAVALHNCELFQRSQTLLAESEARNAELLATQRELGAAQQHQVLDSERHRIARELHDSVAQTVLSAGMQIEVCRSEIQACDGSPELIERLHTAKTLTRSATEQLRSAIYTLNQPGDAGRSTLPDLMEQLATVHMPEDLHVTLKVEGAVAELPGEIEHALLRVAGEALFNTAMHGRATRAIVRLRYRPTAVSLSVSDDGTGDPDKMRLMLRMAGATDVDGHHRGLANMLARCREHGGTFVVQRSRIGGVRVVATIPRARTEGVPR; this is encoded by the coding sequence CTGCGGCGGCCGGCGCCGGATCTGGAGCGGCTCACGGGGGTACGGTCCGGCAAGGGCACGTTCTACCCCGAGTTCCGGGTCGCGGCCCTGCGCACCGAACGTGTCATCGCCGCTCTCGACGCGATCTCGCGCGCACTCGTGCAGACCGTCAACGGCCCGGAGAATCTGGTCCGTGCGGTGGCCGAAGCGGCACGCAGCCATCTCGGGGCGCAGTGGGTGCTCATCGCGCTCGCCGACGGCGCCCTGCCGGAGGCCCGCCCGCGGCATCTCATCCTGGACGCCGACGGTGAGGCCTACTCCTTCGAAGGGCTCTCCGGGGCAAAGAATCCGGTGCCGCACCTACCCGACGCGGTGCTCAACCGGCTCAACGACATCCTGCGCGGACAGTTGGCGCAGTTCCGGTTACCGGTCATCGAACCGCACCACGCGCATGTGCCGATCGAACTGGACGGCGGCGTGATCGGTGCGTTCGCCGCCTGGACGCCGACCGATCGGACACTGGACGGCACGGATGAGACCGTGATGCGCATCCTGTCGAGCCAGACGGCCGTGGCGCTGCACAACTGCGAGCTGTTCCAGCGCTCGCAGACGCTGCTCGCGGAGTCCGAGGCGCGCAACGCCGAGTTGCTGGCCACACAGCGTGAACTCGGTGCGGCCCAACAACATCAGGTGCTCGACTCGGAGCGCCATCGGATAGCCCGCGAGCTGCACGACAGCGTGGCCCAAACGGTGCTGTCGGCCGGTATGCAGATCGAGGTGTGCCGCAGCGAGATCCAGGCCTGCGACGGATCGCCCGAACTCATCGAGCGACTGCACACGGCCAAGACGCTGACCCGCTCGGCCACCGAGCAGCTGCGGTCGGCGATCTACACGCTCAACCAGCCGGGTGATGCGGGCCGGTCCACCCTGCCCGATCTGATGGAGCAACTGGCCACCGTGCACATGCCCGAAGACCTGCACGTGACCTTGAAAGTCGAAGGGGCAGTGGCCGAATTGCCAGGCGAGATCGAACACGCCCTGCTGCGCGTGGCGGGCGAGGCCCTGTTCAACACGGCTATGCACGGACGCGCGACCCGGGCGATCGTGCGGCTGCGGTACCGGCCGACGGCCGTGTCCCTTTCGGTCTCCGACGACGGTACCGGTGACCCGGACAAGATGCGCCTCATGCTGCGGATGGCCGGCGCCACCGACGTCGACGGCCATCACCGCGGCTTGGCCAACATGCTCGCCCGCTGCCGTGAGCACGGCGGCACGTTCGTGGTCCAGCGATCCCGTATCGGCGGGGTGCGCGTCGTCGCGACCATACCCAGGGCCCGAACCGAAGGAGTACCGCGATGA
- a CDS encoding iron-containing alcohol dehydrogenase, with the protein MSVPTTRGDGLPSRLLKFHAPEIVFGLDSMAEAAHAALRLGGLRPLLVTDPGLIEAGWVDELVVHLRGQGVQAQVWSALTPNPKDHEITAGHEFYRSRGCDVLIALGGGSVIDAAKGIAILAANGGDILDYAGVDKATMPIPPLVVLPSTSGTGADVSQFCIVTDTTRNTKITILGRALVPDITVIDPRLLTTMPEWLNAATGLDALTHGIEAFVSLGHNQLTDHHALRSVVMVTENLVTTIERPQDMPARVLMAQAALEAGLAFTNAILGAAHAMSHQVGGLLDLPHGVINGVLLPHVVRFNAEADPAPFATIAACLGIADKRAPDLESALALADRLQDLARQVGVPRGLAELGVREDDVPVLARNAMADACLTTNPRAADEAQLRALFRAAL; encoded by the coding sequence CTGTCGGTGCCGACCACCCGGGGTGACGGGCTGCCCAGCCGGCTGCTGAAATTCCACGCCCCGGAGATCGTGTTCGGCCTCGACTCGATGGCCGAAGCGGCGCACGCCGCGTTGCGCCTCGGCGGACTGCGGCCACTGCTGGTCACCGATCCCGGACTCATCGAAGCCGGCTGGGTCGACGAACTCGTCGTCCATCTCCGGGGCCAAGGTGTGCAGGCCCAGGTATGGAGTGCGCTGACGCCCAACCCCAAGGACCACGAGATCACCGCGGGCCACGAGTTCTACCGCTCACGCGGCTGCGATGTGCTGATCGCCCTGGGTGGCGGGTCGGTGATCGACGCGGCGAAGGGCATCGCCATCCTGGCCGCCAATGGCGGAGACATCCTGGACTACGCCGGTGTGGACAAGGCGACCATGCCCATCCCACCGCTGGTGGTGCTCCCGTCGACCTCGGGCACGGGCGCCGATGTCTCCCAGTTCTGCATCGTCACCGACACCACGCGCAACACCAAGATCACCATCCTGGGCCGGGCGCTGGTGCCCGATATCACCGTCATCGACCCGAGACTGCTGACCACGATGCCCGAATGGCTCAACGCGGCAACGGGATTGGATGCCCTCACCCACGGAATCGAGGCGTTCGTCTCACTCGGTCACAACCAGCTCACCGACCACCATGCGCTGCGCTCGGTGGTCATGGTGACCGAGAATCTGGTGACCACCATCGAACGGCCGCAGGACATGCCGGCCCGGGTGTTGATGGCGCAGGCCGCGTTGGAGGCCGGGCTGGCGTTCACCAATGCCATCCTGGGCGCCGCGCACGCGATGAGCCATCAAGTGGGCGGCCTGCTCGACCTGCCGCACGGGGTGATCAACGGGGTGTTGCTGCCGCATGTGGTGCGCTTCAACGCCGAGGCGGATCCCGCGCCGTTCGCCACCATCGCCGCCTGCCTGGGGATCGCCGACAAACGTGCCCCCGATCTGGAATCCGCGCTGGCCCTGGCCGATCGACTGCAGGACCTGGCCCGGCAGGTGGGCGTCCCGCGCGGGCTGGCCGAACTGGGCGTGCGTGAGGATGATGTGCCGGTCCTGGCCCGCAACGCGATGGCCGACGCCTGCCTGACCACCAACCCGAGAGCCGCCGATGAGGCCCAGTTGCGGGCCCTGTTCCGGGCCGCGCTATGA
- a CDS encoding sensor histidine kinase yields MAAAGQGARFGIRTRLLAANSVVVVASIATTIVVAMLVGPPMFQRLMDRAVQPGNATDHPYQRAFARATTMSVGTALAVSAVAALSLSWYLSRRVYRSAAELAHAATAIADGHYEVRVSPAGLGKEFDEIAAAFTTMAQRLGDVDRTRRQMLADLAHEIRTPVAVLEAYFEALEDGVQPLDADTMGVLRDQTRRLTRFSADVGALFNAEQSPNAIVVRPVQVGELIANAVVSFEPQYRGKGVDLSSEVAADLPEASGDPERIGQVLTNLLDNALRHNHSGDQVRIVAQRHGETVRVSVSDTGDGIPAEHLDRIFERFHRVDAARDREHGGAGIGLAIAKAFVEAQGGHLTAASAGLGRGSTFTFTIPVC; encoded by the coding sequence ATGGCAGCTGCCGGGCAAGGCGCCCGATTCGGTATCCGTACCCGGCTGCTGGCAGCCAATTCCGTTGTGGTCGTGGCCAGTATCGCGACCACCATCGTGGTGGCGATGCTCGTCGGCCCGCCGATGTTCCAGCGGCTGATGGACAGGGCCGTCCAACCCGGCAATGCCACCGATCATCCGTACCAGCGCGCGTTCGCGCGCGCGACGACGATGTCGGTGGGCACCGCACTCGCGGTATCGGCGGTGGCGGCACTGAGCCTGAGCTGGTATCTCAGTCGGCGCGTGTACCGGTCGGCCGCCGAACTGGCCCACGCGGCCACGGCGATCGCCGACGGTCACTATGAGGTCCGGGTGTCGCCGGCCGGTCTGGGAAAGGAATTCGACGAGATCGCGGCAGCCTTCACGACCATGGCCCAACGTCTCGGCGACGTCGACCGCACCCGGCGCCAGATGCTGGCCGACCTGGCTCATGAGATCCGGACTCCGGTCGCGGTGCTGGAGGCCTACTTCGAAGCGCTCGAAGACGGTGTGCAACCCCTCGATGCCGACACCATGGGCGTGCTGCGCGATCAGACCCGCCGGCTCACCCGCTTCAGCGCCGACGTCGGTGCGTTGTTCAACGCGGAGCAGAGCCCGAACGCCATTGTGGTGCGCCCGGTTCAGGTCGGGGAGTTGATCGCCAACGCGGTGGTGTCGTTCGAACCTCAATACCGCGGGAAAGGCGTCGACCTCTCGTCGGAGGTCGCCGCCGACCTGCCCGAGGCCAGCGGCGATCCCGAACGCATCGGACAAGTCCTGACGAATCTTCTCGATAATGCGTTGCGTCACAATCACAGTGGCGATCAGGTGCGGATCGTGGCGCAGCGGCACGGCGAAACCGTGCGGGTGTCGGTGTCGGATACCGGCGACGGGATCCCCGCCGAACACCTGGATCGGATCTTCGAGCGGTTCCACCGCGTCGACGCGGCGCGCGATCGTGAGCACGGGGGAGCGGGGATCGGCTTGGCCATCGCCAAGGCATTCGTCGAGGCGCAGGGCGGCCACCTCACCGCTGCCAGCGCGGGACTCGGCCGCGGCAGCACGTTCACCTTCACGATTCCGGTGTGTTAG
- a CDS encoding catalase family peroxidase, translating to MTQENEPGLRLNRRDALLGLAAVTGVAAAGVGGVAVASDWLGPPRLTASHFADRFEQLYGRHDGFRRNHAKGVAAAGTFASSGAGSEVSKASVFASGTSPVIARFSLSGSLPDVADDPATVRGLGVLFQLRGGQQWRTAMVNIPVFPVSTPEAFFEQLLAAKPDPATKKPNPAAMSAFLAAHPESAAAMKIIKAAPPTAGFADSTFRSLNAFLATDSNGRTTPIRWSLVPGQPADPPDPGGNAHDKLFDALVEQAGRGPLSWRLVLTVGAPGDPTHDATLPWPADRRTIEAGVLTIDHLLTEAPGNARDINFDPTVLPDGLALSDDPLPRARSAVYAQSFNRRAREPKSPSEINVEQVIHDEH from the coding sequence ATGACGCAGGAGAACGAGCCAGGTTTACGCCTCAATCGTCGCGACGCGCTCCTCGGCCTGGCCGCTGTCACAGGAGTGGCAGCGGCCGGCGTCGGCGGCGTGGCTGTCGCCTCGGACTGGCTGGGACCGCCGCGACTCACGGCGTCCCATTTCGCCGACCGGTTCGAACAGCTCTACGGCCGGCACGACGGCTTCCGCCGCAACCACGCCAAGGGCGTTGCTGCCGCCGGCACCTTCGCCAGCTCCGGAGCCGGCAGTGAGGTGTCCAAAGCATCGGTCTTCGCCAGCGGAACCTCACCGGTGATCGCCCGATTCTCGCTGTCGGGCAGCCTGCCCGACGTTGCGGACGATCCGGCGACCGTGCGCGGGCTGGGCGTGCTGTTCCAGCTGCGCGGCGGCCAGCAGTGGCGCACCGCCATGGTCAACATCCCCGTCTTCCCGGTCAGCACGCCAGAGGCGTTCTTCGAGCAACTGCTCGCCGCCAAACCGGACCCCGCCACCAAGAAGCCCAACCCGGCCGCCATGTCGGCGTTCCTGGCTGCACACCCCGAGTCGGCCGCGGCGATGAAGATCATCAAGGCCGCACCGCCGACCGCGGGTTTCGCCGACAGCACGTTCCGCAGCCTCAACGCGTTCCTGGCCACCGACAGCAACGGACGAACCACCCCGATCCGGTGGTCGCTGGTGCCCGGTCAGCCCGCCGATCCACCCGACCCGGGCGGCAACGCCCACGACAAGCTGTTCGACGCCCTCGTCGAGCAGGCCGGCCGCGGACCGCTGTCCTGGCGGCTGGTGCTGACGGTGGGCGCACCCGGCGACCCGACACACGACGCGACTCTGCCCTGGCCGGCCGACCGGCGCACCATCGAAGCGGGCGTGCTCACGATCGATCACCTGCTCACCGAGGCACCCGGAAATGCCCGGGACATCAACTTCGATCCGACGGTGCTGCCCGACGGCCTGGCCCTCAGCGACGACCCGCTGCCGCGCGCCCGGTCCGCGGTGTACGCACAGTCGTTCAACCGCCGCGCCCGAGAACCCAAGTCGCCCAGCGAGATCAACGTCGAACAGGTGATCCACGATGAGCACTGA
- a CDS encoding MadR family response regulator transcription factor, whose product MTVNTQTRTQAIRLALVDDHPILRQGLRSVLEREDDLVVVGEASSEHEAEAMVAAARPDVVLLDLKLSAGSDFEGLSLCAKLSAAHPQIGLLVLTTFLDEDLVVRAVHAGARGYVVKDVDTTELVRAIRAISAGESAFDSRSAAAVVRSLNGRAEAREQLTDRELEVLRLLATGLSNNKIGEKLFISATTAKFHVSNIMRKLQVSRRAEAVYAASKRGLI is encoded by the coding sequence ATGACGGTGAACACGCAGACCAGAACCCAGGCCATCCGGCTGGCGCTGGTCGATGACCACCCGATTCTGCGGCAGGGACTGCGATCGGTGCTGGAACGCGAGGACGATCTCGTGGTGGTCGGTGAGGCCTCCAGTGAACACGAGGCCGAGGCCATGGTGGCGGCGGCGCGACCGGACGTGGTGCTGCTGGACCTGAAACTGTCGGCGGGCTCGGATTTCGAGGGACTGTCGTTGTGCGCCAAGCTGTCCGCCGCCCACCCGCAGATCGGCCTGCTGGTTCTCACCACGTTCCTCGATGAGGACCTGGTGGTGCGTGCGGTGCATGCCGGGGCGCGCGGTTATGTCGTCAAGGACGTCGACACCACGGAGTTGGTGCGTGCCATCCGCGCGATTTCGGCGGGGGAGAGTGCATTCGACTCGCGCAGTGCCGCAGCGGTGGTGCGTTCGCTGAACGGTCGCGCCGAAGCACGTGAGCAGCTCACCGACCGGGAGCTGGAGGTGTTGCGGCTGCTGGCAACGGGGTTGTCCAACAACAAGATCGGTGAGAAGTTGTTCATCTCGGCAACCACCGCCAAGTTCCACGTCAGCAACATCATGCGCAAGCTGCAGGTCAGCCGCCGGGCCGAGGCGGTGTACGCGGCCAGCAAGCGCGGGCTGATCTAG
- a CDS encoding cytochrome b translates to MSTDAPAKFTLLSRLLHWAMAAMVIVQFFVGITMVAALTYYPLLLAIHRPLGIAILVFAVVRLINRLTHRPPPFLKTMGRAERKVATYSEYLLYALLLAQPLVGWAMLSAADSPITILGPLHLPGIAPHGIALYAFLRTTHTVLAYLLFAAFTAHICAVTFHTVGLRDGLLSRMTLWPSRTRRETELP, encoded by the coding sequence ATGAGCACTGACGCCCCGGCCAAGTTCACCCTGCTATCCCGGCTGCTGCACTGGGCCATGGCGGCGATGGTGATCGTGCAGTTCTTTGTCGGCATCACCATGGTCGCCGCACTCACCTACTACCCGCTGCTGCTCGCCATCCACCGGCCGCTGGGCATCGCGATCCTCGTCTTCGCCGTCGTCCGGTTGATCAACCGGCTCACCCACCGACCGCCACCCTTCCTGAAAACGATGGGCCGAGCCGAGCGCAAGGTCGCGACGTATTCGGAGTATCTGCTCTACGCCTTGCTGCTGGCGCAACCTCTGGTCGGCTGGGCCATGTTGTCCGCCGCCGATTCGCCGATCACGATCCTCGGGCCGCTGCACCTGCCCGGTATCGCACCACACGGCATCGCGCTGTATGCCTTCCTGCGCACCACCCACACCGTGCTGGCTTATCTGCTGTTCGCCGCGTTCACGGCCCACATCTGCGCCGTCACATTCCACACCGTCGGGCTGCGGGACGGACTGCTGAGCCGAATGACGCTCTGGCCCAGCCGGACCAGGCGCGAGACGGAACTCCCATGA